A region of the Conexivisphaerales archaeon genome:
GAAGGGTTCTGCTAATCCTCGCATGGGAGGTACTACGTAAAAATCACGCAGAATGTTAACCAAAACATTAGAAAGTTTTCGTAGTTCACTCTGTACATCTGTTAGATATTGTCGGTCGGCTTGTGTGGGGGTAGAAGTTGCAAAAGCCAAGAGACCGAACAAATACCCTATCTCATTCGTGAAGGATAGCGTAAATCTAACACCTGGAAGCTCAAGGATTCCGGGCTTGATTTGTCCTTCTCCTGCTCTTTCCCATTTGTTGGTTATTTTTTTATCAATGAACTCAACCCAACTTTCGTATAGATTAAAACCATTGTAATCGAAGCCAACGGTACAACCGAACTTTGCATCTTTTATTAAGACATGTTTCGAATCCAGTTTGACGTCGCCTTCCAACGTGATCTTGCATGACTGTTCTCCGTTCGAAATCAGACTAGTATGTAAGCCCAGATTTTGGGATGGTAAGTCTGTCAGAATCTGCGATTGCCCTAGGGACCGTTTTAAAATAGCTATCGATTGCAACACACTGCTCTTTCCTGTTCCGTTTTCACCAACGAATACCGTTAATGGTTTCAGGTAAACATCGAACTGTTTAATCGCTTTAAAGTTCGATAATTTCACTCTTGTTAGCATTCAAATCAATGTATAGATTCCAAGACTTATATACCTTTGAATTAATTCTACTGTCGTGTTATAAAGTTATTACATCATTGAATGCAACATATAATTTACTCCATAATGTTCTACTAAAGGACTGAGAAGCTAGTTGGTCACATTTTGTGTAGCATGTCAATGTGGATCAACAGAGTAGGATCCCTGAATTCACTTAAGATCAGGTGGACAAAAGAATTGAGGTTTACTCACCGAAGCTGAAGGTACTTAAGGCGAACTATGTAATTCAGTAGAAGCATCGAACCGCTGAACCTGACTTAATGCATTCAGCCTTTCCATCTCCATCCCCTCCCTGAATACTCTACAAGTCCATAGCTTTCCAGAGATTCGAGCTGTTTCCCTAGTGCCTTGACCATATCAGCATCAGAATGCTCTATGCTGAGACGTGCAAGTATCTCTTCTTGCGAATAATACCCATCCGCTTTAGAAGCTCTATCAGCTTCTTTGAAAATGCCCACTTCCCCCGGAAGTCTGCTCTGCAAAGGGTTGCATTCTGTATCTTCTCAGCTCCCTGTCGAGTTTCTCTGCCAGCCTTTTGAGCAATCTATTCTCTTCA
Encoded here:
- a CDS encoding ATP-binding protein, which produces MLTRVKLSNFKAIKQFDVYLKPLTVFVGENGTGKSSVLQSIAILKRSLGQSQILTDLPSQNLGLHTSLISNGEQSCKITLEGDVKLDSKHVLIKDAKFGCTVGFDYNGFNLYESWVEFIDKKITNKWERAGEGQIKPGILELPGVRFTLSFTNEIGYLFGLLAFATSTPTQADRQYLTDVQSELRKLSNVLVNILRDFYVVPPMRGLAEPFFSQSQPVGDYSLRAGTSNLGASLASNLLQWLDNMDTISEWEQRIVGAGVKVKVMPPYQVFIQNPKKQTDFVNEGFGSNQLLFTLERLVNSPANSVIAIEEPEIHLHPKASFELGYVLCEAISKFNKQVIVTTHDPNFISGIVSASMEKKLDPGQIALISFQRKDNAVEAVPSKIADDGTIEGPALQSFIESSIDQLKRLTK